The Pyrococcus kukulkanii genome contains a region encoding:
- a CDS encoding ATP-binding cassette domain-containing protein yields MSKSYGKIKALDNVSFTLEKGISYILGPNGSGKTTFIKIVSNIIPPDSGEIKILKKHYLNLKPNDISFSYEKTVFPSSIRIIDYLRTIGEFRGNDNTDEILSLFDLESVKTKKFGELSQGYKRRFLVASAFVGFPKVVFLDEPFSNVDIIAKKKMMETFLELKKKINIIIVSHVFINIDKVNSIVVLHNGKVIRNLMKNELKNISGFRAVFEDGTVIINNVGEINRLVSQGKRIVSIEPLSLEKWLAEQF; encoded by the coding sequence TTGAGTAAATCATATGGAAAAATCAAAGCCCTTGACAACGTCAGTTTTACTCTCGAGAAAGGCATTTCATATATACTTGGCCCCAACGGGAGTGGAAAAACAACTTTTATCAAGATAGTCAGCAATATAATACCTCCTGACTCAGGAGAGATAAAGATCCTTAAAAAACACTATCTTAACCTTAAGCCCAACGATATATCTTTTTCTTATGAAAAAACTGTGTTTCCATCTTCAATCAGGATCATTGACTACCTCCGCACGATTGGAGAATTTCGAGGAAATGATAACACAGATGAAATTCTCTCACTCTTTGACTTAGAAAGCGTCAAGACAAAGAAATTTGGAGAACTTTCTCAAGGATACAAAAGAAGATTTCTAGTAGCCAGTGCTTTTGTTGGCTTTCCGAAAGTGGTTTTTCTTGACGAGCCCTTCAGCAACGTAGATATAATTGCAAAGAAGAAAATGATGGAAACATTCCTCGAACTAAAGAAGAAAATTAACATAATCATTGTATCCCACGTTTTCATTAACATAGACAAAGTCAACAGCATTGTAGTTTTACACAATGGCAAAGTGATAAGAAACTTGATGAAAAACGAATTGAAAAACATAAGTGGGTTTAGAGCAGTATTTGAAGATGGAACAGTTATCATCAATAATGTAGGAGAGATAAACAGGCTTGTTTCCCAGGGTAAAAGAATAGTGTCAATTGAGCCATTGTCACTTGAAAAATGGCTAGCTGAGCAGTTTTAA